In a single window of the Raphanus sativus cultivar WK10039 chromosome 9, ASM80110v3, whole genome shotgun sequence genome:
- the LOC130500028 gene encoding uncharacterized protein LOC130500028, with protein sequence MESGDDNMDLTEGVYQHIDSTKEIWKALQDMKLGAGSDRWSIHEDARRVFPKDHRTCLVVMGLNPYHQNPAGLKAALPKAWQLTGRVESQINDDGTVNFYFESEHHILMVLEKAPYTYRGWLVALYRWSNRSYPDFLRNIPFKVKILNLPNMYRRPEIVRSIGSKLGQVREVSIIEPTVNRAAEVSVKIDFDIDDPDIFTKEVEIFTNIPPVELGFRYTGLQKFCIICGSLRHEFEVCKDAALLTRRQMELLDTGTNPYLSAEERSSAIRQYLSIRQEGETSRTATGAQTTEEEATVGIITPVGTGARPNAPMDSTTLAGSSVAPEEQGTKRKAPEAANEENERAPKRLVLNQSELEETQGLVVLHKPPPQP encoded by the coding sequence ATGGAATCAGGTGATGATAATATGGATCTGACTGAAGGAGTGTATCAGCATATAGATTCGACAAAAGAAATCTGGAAAGCACTCCAAGATATGAAGTTAGGGGCCGGCAGCGATCGATGGTCGATTCACGAAGACGCTCGTCGGGTCTTCCCCAAGGATCATCGGACCTGTCTGGTGGTTATGGGGCTTAATCCATATCATCAGAATCCAGCGGGGCTTAAGGCTGCTCTACCTAAAGCTTGGCAGCTTACGGGAAGAGTCGAAAGTCAAATCAATGATGATGGAACAGTGAATTTCTATTTTGAGAGTGAACATCATATATTAATGGTCTTGGAGAAGGCTCCTTACACTTACCGTGGTTGGCTAGTGGCTTTGTATAGATGGAGTAATCGAAGCTACCCTGACTTTCTGCGCAATATACCTTTCAAGGTTAAGATTCTTAATCTCCCCAACATGTACCGAAGGCCAGAGATAGTCAGGAGCATAGGATCCAAGCTAGGTCAAGTCAGAGAAGTTTCAATCATAGAACCAACAGTGAATAGAGCTGCAGAAGTTTCAGTGAAGATTGACTTCGACATCGATGACCCGGATATATTCACAAAGGAAGTTGAAATCTTCACTAATATACCGCCTGTTGAGTTGGGCTTCAGGTACACTGGACTTCAGAAATTCTGTATCATTTGTGGAAGCCTCAGGCATGAGTTTGAAGTATGTAAAGATGCGGCTCTACTCACTCGAAGACAGATGGAGTTGTTAGATACTGGTACAAATCCTTATCTATCTGCAGAGGAAAGAAGCTCAGCAATACGCCAGTACTTATCCATTAGACAAGAAGGCGAAACATCCAGAACTGCAACAGGAGCTCAAACTACTGAAGAAGAAGCTACAGTTGGTATTATAACACCAGTAGGAACAGGAGCGAGACCAAATGCACCCATGGACTCCACTACTCTAGCCGGATCCAGTGTTGCACCAGAAGAGCAAGGAACCAAAAGGAAAGCACCTGAAGCAGCTAATGAGGAAAATGAAAGAGCTCCAAAAAGACTTGTGTTGAATCAATCCGAACTTGAAGAAACTCAAGGTTTGGTGGTTCTCCACAAACCACCACCTCAGCCATGA
- the LOC108825409 gene encoding uncharacterized protein LOC108825409, with the protein MSLLLSRLCFSKSARLPFLILSNGFSSSLRQTPPCSIIRAELCGPDMGKLIIFNANETDYTHLDKKVPLELMEQMGTVASSNGWVVTLKEDGILRLQDDLNPVASDTNPRRIPLPPPVTLPHCQTKIITNVSMSSSSPEDEDCVVAVKFLGPQISFCRPAQSNSEWTNIMIENPCFYSSRVMFSKKDEMFLMPGSGGHLIGSWDLRKHKPKTKIRRLRFRDLPDLTKTKREILHSCCKSEHLVESRITDEIFLLKQYRKTTSKTVKGVAQMKTEALMVFRLDEEGNAVYTNDIKGLCIFLSKAEPFCTHAGLFPGLSLNVVKVLDVDETGFVGLYNSFICTWNSTFSVPYHITPQNID; encoded by the coding sequence ATGTCTCTGCTTCTCAGTCGGCTATGCTTTAGTAAATCTGCGAGACTACCTTTTCTTATTCTCTCTAATGGCTTCTCATCTTCCTTGCGTCAAACCCCTCCTTGTTCCATCATCAGAGCTGAACTTTGTGGACCTGATATGGGCAAACTGATCATTTTCAATGCTAATGAAACTGACTACACTCACTTAGATAAGAAGGTGCCTCTGGAGTTGATGGAGCAAATGGGAACGGTAGCTTCATCAAATGGTTGGGTAGTTACTCTTAAGGAAGACGGCATATTGCGTCTCCAAGACGATCTCAACCCTGTTGCGTCGGATACAAACCCCAGACGCATCCCTTTGCCTCCCCCTGTAACTCTGCCTCACTGCCAAACCAAAATCATCACCAACGTGTCAATGTCCTCATCTTCCCCTGAGGATGAAGACTGTGTGGTGGCCGTCAAGTTCTTAGGACCTCAGATCAGCTTTTGCAGACCGGCTCAGAGCAACTCCGAGTGGACCAACATCATGATCGAGAACCCCTGCTTCTACTCCTCACGAGTAATGTTTTCTAAGAAAGATGAAATGTTTCTCATGCCTGGCTCTGGAGGCCACCTCATTGGATCATGGGATCTCCGAAAACACAAACCTAAAACAAAGATTAGGAGGTTGCGATTTCGAGACCTCCCCGACCTGACCAAGACCAAACGGGAGATATTGCATTCGTGCTGCAAGAGCGAACACTTGGTAGAGTCAAGAATCACGGATGAGATTTTCTTGCTTAAGCAGTACAGGAAGACCACCTCCAAAACCGTCAAGGGTGTTGCACAAATGAAAACAGAAGCTTTGATGGTGTTCAGACTTGACGAAGAAGGAAACGCTGTTTACACTAATGACATTAAAGGTCTCTGCATTTTCCTCTCAAAGGCTGAACCATTTTGTACCCATGCTGGCTTATTTCCTGGTCTGAGCCTTAACGTCGTCAAAGTCTTGGACGTGGACGAAACTGGCTTTGTCGGACTGTACAATTCCTTCATCTGTACTTGGAATTCTACATTCAGCGTCCCTTACCATATTACACCTCAAAATATAGACTAG
- the LOC108825408 gene encoding protein ALTERED PHOSPHATE STARVATION RESPONSE 1 — MGIVASKADHKTPLLNLCKERKELIRAARDARYHLAKSHLLYFQSLLDFTNTLNQFVHKDLVVIPFSSDDDSSSELVCSRSSSSDSESDSDSNSHCLECDESRAVPSSKDDDQNPQKPSSGEEACGSSKDVHEGMEEKPSECLGFVEKALVTAPVEVEKRVLETNPSTNQQNSFHGPDIFGLYSFLDNTELVYTEPDQSDVWREIREREGIPELEPDSDHSSLVRKNKRKKESSSTAKDVDKRDLGVSDEERCSTTNVVGEVEANTSNVQAEGDQADETTKVTISDDEELHDEAYESCSSSCCSGSGHTDLRNVVEKINSISKKAASNNSEVSDLLEVSKVIIHHQPLGSQFKELASRVLLGSSKNSTRALLLRRGLPQDNLAVSLSMTLEKLYAWEKKLHAEVTAEEKLRVLYEKGYSFLKSLDQNGAEPNEIYVAEAEVELRLSKVNVSVRAVESVSMRVHKIRDEELSFQVNKMINVFKAMWRFLAKCHHKQFRLITISNSCVHVVERGSRRVTQKVEERIRRFRESLRGYIDAHRGFVRVLNEWLNRNIMEEEEDQTETDAPEIFRVCSEWLREIENVDEVKVLSAVEEMELRFRSLGFKQVEEEKQRLRTERLCKELESKTKEVEEVWGTQAEMVMGPELMSLRESATHEREKHEGVIREINDAVSMSLQECLVHVFEALEDFCFCNFKAYQNIRIVSTETSTLLLC, encoded by the coding sequence ATGGGTATCGTTGCTTCCAAGGCAGATCACAAGACTCCTTTGCTGAATCTGTGTAAAGAGAGGAAGGAACTGATCAGAGCAGCTAGAGATGCTCGTTACCACTTAGCCAAATCTCATCTTCTCTACTTTCAATCTCTTTTGGATTTCACTAACACTCTCAATCAGTTTGTGCACAAGGACTTGGTCGTGATTCCCTTTTCGTCCGATGACGATTCGAGTAGCGAGCTGGTTTGTTCCCGATCATCAAGTTCAGATTCGGAGTCTGATTCAGACTCTAACTCTCATTGTTTAGAATGTGATGAATCTCGAGCAGTCCCGAGCAGCAAGGATGACGATCAAAACCCGCAAAAACCCTCGTCTGGAGAGGAAGCTTGCGGCTCAAGTAAAGATGTTCATGAGGGTATGGAGGAGAAGCCAAGTGAATGTTTAGGGTTTGTGGAGAAAGCGTTGGTGACTGCTCCGGTTGAAGTTGAGAAGAGAGTTTTGGAGACTAATCCTTCTACTAACCAGCAGAACAGTTTCCACGGTCCTGATATATTCGGTTTGTACAGTTTCTTGGACAACACGGAGCTGGTTTATACTGAACCGGATCAGAGTGATGTATGGAGAGAGATAAGGGAGAGAGAAGGGATCCCTGAATTGGAACCGGATAGTGATCACAGCAGTCTTGTAAGGaagaataaaagaaagaaagaaagctcTTCAACGGCTAAAGACGTTGATAAGAGGGACTTGGGTGTTAGTGATGAAGAAAGATGTTCAACTACTAACGTTGTAGGTGAAGTTGAAGCAAACACTAGTAATGTTCAAGCTGAAGGTGATCAGGCTGATGAAACGACTAAGGTGACAATATCAGATGATGAGGAGCTTCATGATGAAGCGTATGagtcttgttcttcttcttgttgttcaGGGTCGGGTCATACTGATCTTAGGAACGTAGTTGAAAAGATCAATAGTATAAGCAAGAAAGCTGCGAGTAATAATAGTGAAGTCTCTGATCTGCTTGAAGTGAGTAAAGTCATCATTCATCATCAACCATTAGGATCACAATTCAAGGAGCTCGCTTCAAGAGTACTACTCGGTAGTTCCAAGAACTCGACACGTGCTTTGCTGTTAAGACGTGGCTTACCCCAAGATAACCTCGCCGTTTCGCTCTCCATGACACTAGAGAAGCTCTACGCGTGGGAAAAGAAACTTCACGCAGAAGTTACCGCCGAAGAAAAGCTTAGGGTTTTGTACGAGAAGGGGTACAGTTTTCTAAAGAGCCTTGATCAGAACGGAGCCGAACCTAACGAGATCTACGTGGCGGAAGCTGAGGTTGAGCTTCGTTTATCCAAGGTTAATGTTTCGGTCCGAGCCGTTGAGTCGGTTTCGATGAGGGTTCATAAGATAAGAGACGAAGAGCTTTCGTTTCAGGTGAATAAGATGATCAATGTGTTCAAAGCGATGTGGAGATTCTTGGCGAAATGTCACCATAAGCAGTTTCGGTTGATCACAATAAGCAATTCTTGTGTCCACGTGGTTGAGAGAGGATCAAGGAGAGTGACGCAGAAGGTGGAAGAACGGATCAGAAGATTCAGAGAGTCTTTGAGAGGCTACATTGATGCACATAGAGGTTTCGTTAGGGTTTTAAACGAGTGGCTAAACCGAAACAtcatggaggaggaggaagaccaaACCGAGACAGATGCTCCTGAGATATTTAGGGTGTGTAGCGAGTGGCTAAGGGAGATTGAGAATGTGGATGAAGTCAAAGTGTTGAGTGCTGTTGAAGAAATGGAGCTGAGGTTTcgaagtttagggtttaagcaAGTAGAGGAAGAGAAACAGAGGCTGAGAACAGAGAGGTTGTGTAAAGAGCTGGAGTCGAAGACTAAGGAAGTGGAGGAGGTTTGGGGAACGCAGGCTGAGATGGTGATGGGACCGGAACTGATGTCTTTGAGAGAGAGTGCGACTCACGAAAGAGAAAAGCATGAGGGTGTGATCAGAGAGATAAACGACGCCGTGTCGATGTCTTTGCAAGAATGTTTGGTTCATGTCTTTGAGGCATTGGaggatttttgtttttgtaattttaaggCATATCAGAACATTAGAATCGTTTCTACAGAAACATCAACGCTGTTATTGTGTTAA